A genome region from Christensenella minuta includes the following:
- a CDS encoding glycoside hydrolase family 20 zincin-like fold domain-containing protein, whose product MKKIMPQPKVMEELPPRAGSFDGIRVCSNCKNTEGAEDLFQSRFWNMKNVLKDGADSYSVCLNDAPGCGNGGKLFYEQGFVLHAQEDRAEVYAATRQGFVYAAAALKQLISRTEDGYTIACAHIEDYPSVEVRGISIPLAWYAGYGRIGFDSQLWDFEQWKQFLDVCSDYRINQLNMVLYGFWPFEFPEYPETVLRGLKMRVYDPESDGWITVEYTHPNVEKPFLKELIEYGHKLGIRFFAYTGLNSYSGGYACRHPEKRMKKEAGSKFINDFDSLCLSEPETVEYLKASIRKIVEQGFDGIDFEESEEAFWYCGCDQCRKTFWKDASTPEEALHAANTALLKMLCEEIKKASEDCVIGLRAWRQPPLIRDGQLIENMVKSVPDDIVLFWAPGQYVPDEEFEKWTKAFGKERIWGRDTEAIGFAACFGRLLRPFRWNGLRAEEETITQFVEEDIRQHRGSVKMKVKGINGYQFEWYGFFMALFAHSYYGWGGTLEAEEFYRYSLEAVFGKAADDIWYVMKNMLTIHESQMKIYRAEFPMARNKVEKQDIPRIKRAIEEYPDMMERIGRIREYVRSGEETAHFDLHFKKWEVAMRRLRIIYDMALASIAYDNAQSPEEGRKYLKEMYRLNEKEFEIIRSNYFDVNPMTEAGVKSCCFPYHEMKRILTNALYPEREDNEPIYAGVEALGWLWA is encoded by the coding sequence ATGAAAAAGATCATGCCGCAGCCCAAGGTGATGGAAGAGCTTCCGCCGCGGGCGGGAAGCTTTGACGGGATTCGTGTTTGTTCAAACTGTAAAAATACGGAAGGCGCGGAGGACTTGTTCCAGTCGCGGTTCTGGAACATGAAAAATGTGCTCAAAGACGGCGCGGACAGCTATTCCGTCTGTCTGAACGACGCGCCCGGGTGCGGAAACGGCGGAAAATTGTTTTACGAGCAGGGCTTTGTGCTTCACGCGCAGGAGGACCGGGCGGAGGTCTATGCCGCGACCAGGCAGGGCTTCGTCTATGCGGCGGCCGCGCTGAAACAGCTGATTTCCCGCACGGAAGACGGATATACGATCGCTTGCGCGCATATCGAGGACTATCCTTCCGTTGAAGTGCGGGGCATATCCATTCCCCTTGCATGGTATGCCGGTTACGGACGGATTGGCTTTGATTCCCAGCTCTGGGATTTTGAACAGTGGAAACAGTTTTTGGATGTCTGTTCCGATTACCGGATCAACCAGCTCAATATGGTGCTGTATGGCTTTTGGCCGTTTGAATTTCCCGAATATCCGGAGACTGTGCTCCGGGGCCTTAAAATGCGGGTGTACGATCCGGAGAGCGACGGCTGGATTACCGTCGAATATACGCATCCGAATGTGGAAAAGCCGTTCCTGAAGGAACTCATCGAATACGGGCACAAGCTTGGAATCAGGTTTTTCGCCTATACGGGACTCAACAGCTATAGCGGGGGGTATGCCTGCCGACACCCGGAAAAACGGATGAAAAAGGAAGCGGGCAGCAAATTCATCAATGATTTTGACAGCCTGTGCCTGAGCGAGCCGGAGACGGTCGAATACCTAAAAGCGAGTATCCGCAAGATTGTGGAGCAGGGCTTTGACGGAATCGATTTTGAGGAAAGCGAAGAGGCCTTCTGGTATTGCGGCTGCGATCAATGCAGAAAGACATTCTGGAAAGATGCAAGCACACCGGAGGAGGCGCTCCACGCGGCGAATACGGCGCTGCTGAAGATGCTCTGCGAGGAGATCAAAAAGGCCTCCGAAGATTGTGTGATCGGGCTGAGGGCATGGCGGCAGCCGCCGCTGATCCGCGACGGGCAGCTGATTGAAAACATGGTAAAAAGCGTGCCGGACGACATTGTGCTGTTTTGGGCACCCGGACAGTATGTGCCGGACGAGGAGTTTGAAAAATGGACGAAAGCCTTTGGGAAAGAACGGATATGGGGGCGCGATACGGAGGCGATCGGCTTTGCGGCCTGCTTCGGAAGGCTTCTGCGGCCGTTCCGGTGGAACGGGCTGCGGGCGGAAGAAGAAACGATCACACAGTTCGTAGAAGAGGATATCCGCCAGCACAGAGGGTCCGTAAAAATGAAGGTGAAGGGGATCAACGGGTACCAGTTTGAATGGTACGGGTTTTTTATGGCGCTTTTTGCCCATTCCTATTACGGCTGGGGCGGAACGCTGGAGGCCGAGGAGTTCTATCGCTATTCCCTTGAAGCGGTCTTTGGAAAAGCGGCAGACGACATATGGTATGTCATGAAAAATATGCTGACGATCCATGAAAGCCAGATGAAGATATACCGGGCGGAATTCCCGATGGCGCGCAACAAGGTGGAAAAACAGGATATTCCGCGCATTAAGCGGGCAATTGAGGAGTACCCGGACATGATGGAGCGGATCGGCAGGATTCGCGAATATGTCCGTTCGGGCGAAGAGACGGCACATTTCGACCTGCATTTTAAAAAATGGGAGGTCGCGATGCGCAGGCTGAGAATCATTTATGATATGGCGCTCGCGTCTATCGCATACGATAACGCGCAGTCGCCGGAGGAAGGCAGGAAGTACCTAAAAGAAATGTACCGGCTGAACGAAAAGGAATTCGAGATCATCCGCAGCAACTATTTCGATGTGAACCCGATGACCGAAGCAGGGGTGAAATCCTGCTGCTTCCCGTATCATGAGATGAAGCGTATCCTTACGAACGCACTTTATCCGGAACGGGAAGATAACGAACCGATCTATGCGGGCGTGGAAGCGCTCGGGTGGCTATGGGCATAA
- a CDS encoding M81 family metallopeptidase, whose amino-acid sequence MKVLTGSFQCESNSFCDDVATENDFEVHYGNDAAQKLAATRYFEENGIETVPMVFASALPSGEVAYSAYQYFEGIFLEKIREQKAFDGIYIYFHGSMYVEGHGCGEELLTTAIRREIGDGIPISAALDFHATLSDQFYRNVNAVNGFRTAPHTDHDDTERRAARSLIECMKRNITPRLQRVRVPFLGADASVTANEPYLSVTKELKRLDAEDHVISCAFFNGHAWYDAPHTGACAVVADLDSETAFAEAMRLAKVFWEHKEGAVFEGAMPADEAVDYSLAQNGGLIFVNDSGDNTTAGAWGAGTLMLRKYLEKGADGVLVCGIFDPAVTSELLQSKPGEKRHIVLCKGKHTAQEIETGLDVTVKSSGIVCGWAGDEVGEGVVAESGGIDILITNARAAFTTLRHFEKMGIDPRDYRIIVLKMGYLFPRLRDISEQAVVALTPGQSTNDFSQIGFRRAPDRLYPACTDIRWEEIEAEAKRRRL is encoded by the coding sequence ATGAAAGTTTTGACAGGTTCTTTCCAGTGCGAATCAAATTCGTTTTGCGATGATGTGGCAACGGAAAATGACTTTGAGGTTCATTACGGAAACGACGCGGCGCAAAAGCTGGCCGCGACACGATATTTTGAAGAAAACGGTATAGAAACCGTGCCTATGGTATTTGCCAGCGCCCTGCCGAGCGGGGAAGTCGCCTATTCGGCTTACCAATATTTTGAAGGGATATTCCTTGAAAAGATCAGGGAGCAAAAGGCGTTCGACGGAATCTACATCTATTTCCACGGTTCCATGTACGTGGAAGGGCACGGCTGCGGCGAAGAGCTTCTCACAACGGCGATCCGCAGGGAAATTGGGGACGGAATACCGATTTCGGCGGCGCTTGACTTCCACGCAACGCTGTCGGACCAGTTTTACAGGAACGTGAATGCCGTCAATGGCTTCCGCACGGCGCCTCACACGGACCACGACGACACGGAACGGCGGGCGGCGCGCTCTTTGATCGAATGTATGAAGCGGAACATTACGCCGCGGCTGCAGCGCGTCAGGGTCCCGTTTTTGGGAGCGGATGCGTCCGTCACGGCAAACGAGCCGTATCTTTCCGTCACAAAGGAACTTAAGCGGCTCGACGCGGAAGATCACGTTATCTCGTGTGCGTTTTTCAACGGCCACGCATGGTATGACGCGCCGCATACGGGGGCCTGCGCCGTGGTGGCGGATCTCGACAGCGAAACGGCGTTCGCGGAGGCGATGCGGCTCGCGAAAGTATTCTGGGAGCATAAGGAGGGCGCGGTATTTGAAGGCGCGATGCCTGCGGATGAGGCGGTCGATTATTCGCTGGCACAGAACGGCGGCCTGATCTTCGTGAACGACTCGGGGGACAATACGACTGCCGGGGCATGGGGCGCCGGGACGCTTATGCTCCGCAAATATCTGGAAAAAGGCGCGGACGGCGTACTGGTATGCGGCATCTTCGACCCAGCGGTCACCAGCGAGCTTTTGCAAAGCAAGCCGGGAGAGAAACGGCACATCGTATTGTGCAAGGGTAAGCATACCGCACAGGAGATCGAGACCGGGCTCGACGTTACTGTAAAAAGCTCCGGAATCGTATGCGGCTGGGCTGGAGACGAGGTGGGCGAGGGAGTCGTGGCGGAAAGCGGCGGGATCGACATTTTAATTACCAATGCCCGCGCGGCCTTCACCACTTTGCGGCATTTTGAAAAAATGGGAATCGATCCCCGGGATTACCGGATCATCGTGCTGAAAATGGGCTATCTGTTCCCGCGCCTGAGGGACATATCGGAACAGGCTGTCGTTGCGCTGACCCCGGGGCAAAGCACAAATGATTTTTCGCAGATCGGTTTCCGGCGCGCACCGGATCGGCTCTATCCGGCCTGCACGGACATCCGGTGGGAAGAAATCGAAGCGGAGGCGAAAAGGAGGCGTTTATGA
- a CDS encoding substrate-binding domain-containing protein, whose protein sequence is MKKLVAVVLAILLVAMVAVGCSGTADPSASADTSKAAEGSESAQPAGDAEKVWKIGISTQSWEHEFLKNMVNALQAIDESMPDVELVIVDSEDSVEKQLNDVDTLIAQGVDGIILNADSVEGSSQAVVAAKDAGIPLVELVSLTENEDYDTFVGTDVKASGLLAGEMVAEMLDGKGKVFEIQGVMGHSAQINRGAGIAEALEAYPDIELVESQSGEFTKDKAMSVTEAWLAKYPAGEIDAIIAHNDGMALGAMNACISANRTEIKIIGIDGDAEALQAVIDGTMAATVVDDVETESRLAVEEMVSILNGSEPKGQILAEYIPVKTAEEAKVWLEKRQ, encoded by the coding sequence ATGAAGAAACTGGTAGCTGTAGTACTCGCCATCCTTTTGGTGGCAATGGTGGCAGTGGGGTGTTCGGGGACGGCGGACCCGTCCGCGTCCGCCGACACGTCTAAGGCGGCGGAGGGCAGCGAATCCGCACAGCCCGCGGGAGATGCGGAAAAGGTATGGAAGATCGGGATTTCAACGCAGTCATGGGAGCATGAGTTCCTGAAAAACATGGTTAACGCCTTGCAGGCGATCGACGAATCGATGCCCGATGTAGAGCTTGTGATCGTTGACAGCGAGGATTCGGTCGAAAAGCAGCTGAACGACGTCGATACGCTTATCGCGCAGGGCGTGGACGGCATTATCCTGAATGCGGACAGCGTGGAAGGAAGCAGCCAGGCGGTCGTCGCTGCGAAAGATGCGGGGATTCCTCTGGTCGAGCTGGTTTCGCTGACCGAGAATGAAGACTACGATACGTTTGTCGGAACGGATGTAAAGGCTTCCGGGCTCCTGGCGGGCGAGATGGTGGCCGAAATGCTCGACGGAAAAGGAAAGGTATTCGAGATTCAGGGCGTTATGGGACATTCCGCGCAGATCAACAGGGGCGCAGGCATCGCGGAAGCGCTGGAAGCGTATCCGGATATCGAACTGGTCGAATCGCAGAGCGGCGAATTTACCAAAGATAAGGCAATGTCCGTGACGGAAGCGTGGCTCGCTAAATATCCGGCGGGCGAGATTGACGCAATCATTGCCCACAACGACGGTATGGCCCTCGGCGCGATGAACGCGTGCATCAGCGCGAACCGTACAGAGATCAAGATTATCGGTATCGACGGCGATGCGGAGGCCCTGCAGGCAGTGATCGACGGAACGATGGCAGCGACGGTAGTGGATGACGTTGAAACGGAATCCAGGCTTGCTGTAGAAGAAATGGTAAGTATTTTGAACGGAAGCGAACCCAAGGGCCAGATCCTTGCGGAATATATCCCGGTAAAGACGGCTGAAGAAGCGAAAGTATGGCTTGAAAAGAGACAGTAG
- a CDS encoding ABC transporter permease — translation MMAFGENKEGALSRQKNFKQYLRSYALVIIFLGVCAVFAIASPTFLQPTNIVGVFRQIAINGVLALGMTLVIITGGIDLSVGSLMAITGVVSAMILESNPNMLAVALIVGIGAAALMSMWTAVLVAKMKIAAFIASLSTMTIARGVALVVADGIPHTIKDTTYSEIGNGYLWDPAATGGVGFPVLVLILIVVAVITAVILYNTKFGRYIYAVGGNENAAEASGVNVVKVKFWTYVLNGALCGVAGMMLAARITSGQPNAATGYELDAITAVIIGGTSMSGGSGKISGTIIGALIIGVLNNGLVLLGVSSYYQQIIKGIIIAVAVLLDMKTKKGN, via the coding sequence ATGATGGCATTTGGAGAGAATAAAGAAGGGGCGTTAAGCCGGCAGAAAAATTTTAAGCAATATCTGAGAAGCTATGCCCTTGTAATTATATTTTTAGGCGTTTGCGCCGTTTTTGCAATCGCGTCCCCAACGTTCCTGCAGCCCACGAATATCGTTGGCGTGTTCAGGCAGATCGCAATCAACGGGGTTTTGGCGCTGGGGATGACTCTCGTTATCATCACCGGCGGGATCGACCTTTCAGTCGGTTCCCTGATGGCGATCACCGGCGTCGTATCGGCTATGATACTGGAAAGCAATCCGAATATGCTGGCGGTCGCACTGATCGTGGGGATCGGCGCCGCAGCGCTCATGAGCATGTGGACGGCGGTCCTGGTGGCCAAGATGAAAATAGCGGCATTTATCGCTTCCCTCTCTACCATGACCATCGCGCGCGGGGTCGCGCTCGTGGTGGCGGACGGCATTCCGCATACCATCAAGGATACGACCTACAGCGAGATCGGAAACGGGTACCTGTGGGACCCGGCGGCGACGGGCGGAGTAGGGTTTCCGGTGCTGGTGCTGATTCTGATCGTGGTGGCGGTGATTACGGCGGTGATCCTTTATAATACAAAATTCGGGCGGTATATTTATGCGGTCGGCGGAAACGAGAACGCGGCAGAAGCATCCGGCGTAAATGTCGTCAAGGTGAAATTCTGGACCTATGTATTAAACGGCGCCCTTTGCGGTGTGGCGGGTATGATGCTTGCAGCCCGCATAACGTCCGGCCAGCCAAACGCGGCGACCGGATACGAGCTCGACGCGATCACGGCGGTTATTATCGGCGGGACCAGTATGTCGGGCGGCAGCGGAAAGATCAGCGGCACGATCATCGGTGCGCTGATTATCGGAGTGCTCAACAATGGACTGGTTTTGCTGGGTGTATCTTCGTACTACCAGCAGATCATCAAGGGTATCATTATTGCAGTCGCAGTGCTGCTTGATATGAAAACCAAAAAAGGGAATTAA
- a CDS encoding sugar ABC transporter ATP-binding protein: protein MKNLEKTILKMEGVSKSFPGVKALDGAAIEVREGEVHALMGENGAGKSTFMKILNGLLEPDEGSIEFAGQKVRIHSPSEALKLGIAMIYQELNPIKDMTIADNIFLGREYTRGNSVFVDKGRAEAEADKLLKEFGMPVGARTHMRELSIAQMQMIEIIKAVSSGAKLIVMDEPTSSLTDEEITILFQTIHDLKQNNVAVIYISHRLEEIFQIADTVTVLRDGKYIDSKKTEALDRDSLINMMVGRKLDNIFPKKIVGIGNTVLEVKNLTRKSVFEDISFNVRAGEIVGFYGLVGAGRSEVMRAVFGLDRADCGEIWMDGRRIRVRKPQDAIANGIALVTEDRKDTGLVLCRSIRENIALPSLGEFCRGAFLDKEKESERCKEIAGRLTVKMSGLAQEAGNLSGGNQQKVVLCKWMMKSPKLLILDEPTRGIDVGAKAEIHSLMGDFAKAGMAIVMISSELPEIIGMSDRIIVMGEGKIKGEFKIGEYSQDDILKCALGGKKQ, encoded by the coding sequence GTGAAGAATTTGGAAAAAACAATATTGAAAATGGAGGGCGTATCGAAAAGTTTTCCCGGTGTAAAGGCGCTTGACGGAGCCGCAATTGAAGTGCGGGAAGGAGAGGTGCACGCGCTGATGGGGGAAAACGGGGCCGGGAAATCGACCTTTATGAAAATACTCAACGGTCTGCTCGAACCGGATGAAGGCAGCATAGAATTTGCCGGCCAAAAGGTCCGGATACACAGTCCGTCCGAGGCCCTGAAGCTGGGGATCGCCATGATCTATCAGGAGCTTAATCCAATCAAGGATATGACGATCGCGGACAACATCTTCCTTGGCCGCGAATACACCCGGGGAAACAGCGTATTCGTCGACAAAGGGAGGGCCGAAGCGGAGGCTGATAAGCTGCTGAAGGAGTTTGGCATGCCGGTTGGGGCCAGGACCCATATGCGCGAGCTTTCCATTGCGCAGATGCAGATGATCGAAATTATCAAAGCGGTATCCTCAGGGGCGAAGCTGATCGTCATGGATGAACCGACCTCGTCGCTTACGGATGAAGAAATCACCATCCTGTTCCAAACGATACATGATCTAAAACAGAATAATGTTGCGGTGATCTATATTTCACACCGGCTGGAGGAGATTTTCCAGATCGCGGATACGGTGACGGTACTGCGGGACGGGAAATATATCGACAGTAAAAAGACGGAAGCCCTCGACCGGGATTCGCTGATTAATATGATGGTCGGGCGTAAGCTGGATAATATTTTCCCCAAAAAAATCGTCGGGATCGGGAATACCGTGCTGGAAGTAAAAAATCTTACCAGAAAGAGCGTGTTCGAAGACATCAGTTTCAATGTGCGCGCCGGGGAAATCGTGGGATTCTACGGACTGGTAGGCGCCGGGCGGAGCGAGGTGATGAGGGCGGTGTTCGGACTCGACCGGGCCGACTGCGGGGAAATATGGATGGACGGCCGCAGGATCAGGGTCAGGAAGCCGCAGGACGCAATTGCAAACGGGATCGCCCTCGTTACGGAGGACCGGAAGGATACGGGGCTTGTCCTGTGCCGGTCGATCCGCGAAAATATCGCGCTTCCCAGCCTGGGGGAATTCTGCAGGGGCGCATTCCTCGATAAAGAGAAGGAAAGCGAAAGGTGCAAGGAGATCGCGGGGAGGCTGACGGTAAAAATGAGCGGACTTGCCCAGGAAGCGGGCAACCTTTCGGGCGGCAACCAGCAAAAGGTAGTCTTGTGCAAATGGATGATGAAGAGTCCGAAGCTCCTGATCCTTGACGAACCCACGCGCGGCATCGACGTAGGAGCGAAGGCCGAGATTCATTCCCTGATGGGGGATTTTGCGAAGGCCGGGATGGCGATTGTAATGATCTCGTCCGAGCTGCCGGAGATCATCGGGATGAGCGACCGGATTATCGTGATGGGCGAAGGAAAAATCAAAGGAGAATTTAAGATCGGCGAATATTCGCAGGACGATATTTTGAAATGCGCACTGGGAGGTAAAAAACAATGA
- a CDS encoding LacI family DNA-binding transcriptional regulator, whose translation MITANDCRKRLQNLWGWETAGMVNSNTLKDIAKKLNVSVSTVSRAVNNKSYVKEETRQKVLQALKEYHYVPNEIARSLKSQSTKTIGVIIPDICEMFFGQIIKGIDEVVSPEGYTIIVSDSGESKTNEARDLEMLFQKRVDALVLATVELKGKKVLQFLDHDIPVVFIDNLPVIEQEIDAVMIDNVEASKIAMRHLIGLNHREIAVIIGSIEETTGYDRMLGYKSALREADIPVDERLIAYGNYKENKGYECMCALLDRIGEVPFTAVYVTSEMMTFGAIKAINDRGLRIPEDISLIGFDVHDKTGLVVPGITTVRQPESLIGTKTGELLIKRLKQKGNKKSRQTAKCRKILLDPYLEIKQSCRKK comes from the coding sequence ATGATTACTGCAAACGATTGCAGAAAACGTTTGCAGAACCTGTGGGGATGGGAGACTGCCGGCATGGTCAATTCAAACACGTTAAAAGATATCGCAAAAAAATTGAATGTTTCGGTTTCCACTGTTTCGCGGGCGGTGAATAACAAATCCTATGTCAAGGAAGAAACGCGGCAGAAGGTATTGCAGGCATTGAAAGAGTACCATTATGTCCCGAACGAAATCGCCCGGTCTTTAAAATCGCAGTCCACAAAAACGATTGGAGTCATCATCCCGGATATCTGCGAAATGTTTTTCGGACAGATCATCAAGGGAATCGACGAGGTTGTGTCGCCGGAGGGTTATACCATCATCGTATCCGATTCCGGGGAAAGCAAAACGAATGAAGCGCGCGATCTGGAGATGTTGTTTCAAAAAAGAGTGGACGCGCTGGTGCTCGCGACAGTAGAGCTGAAAGGAAAAAAAGTCCTGCAATTTCTGGACCACGATATTCCCGTAGTGTTTATCGACAACTTGCCTGTCATCGAACAGGAGATCGACGCAGTGATGATCGACAATGTGGAAGCGAGCAAAATAGCTATGCGGCATCTGATTGGGCTGAACCACCGGGAGATCGCCGTCATTATCGGATCGATCGAGGAGACCACCGGGTACGACAGGATGCTTGGCTATAAAAGTGCCCTGAGGGAAGCGGACATCCCTGTTGACGAACGGTTGATCGCCTATGGCAACTACAAAGAGAACAAAGGCTATGAGTGCATGTGCGCTTTGCTTGACCGCATCGGGGAAGTGCCGTTTACGGCAGTATACGTGACATCCGAAATGATGACGTTCGGCGCGATCAAGGCGATTAACGACAGGGGCCTGCGCATTCCGGAGGATATTTCCCTGATTGGCTTTGACGTACATGATAAAACGGGTCTCGTTGTCCCGGGTATTACCACCGTTCGCCAGCCGGAGAGCCTGATCGGCACCAAGACGGGCGAGCTTCTCATTAAACGCTTGAAGCAAAAAGGCAACAAAAAATCCAGACAGACGGCGAAGTGCCGGAAGATATTGCTGGATCCTTATCTTGAGATTAAACAAAGCTGCAGAAAAAAATAA
- the abc-f gene encoding ribosomal protection-like ABC-F family protein, with product MLASFTDVTVAYGETEILKNVTAAINAGDRIGLIGPNGAGKTTLLNTLVKRIRPEAGTVIHKAGLSIGYLEQDSGLTASSTIIEEMRGVFRETLNARAKMREIAKKMEQAPDDTALQTEYARAQNAFEAGGGYEFEVEIKKILNGMGFADKAYETNIATLSGGEKTRLAIARLLLSDPELLILDEPTNHLDFKTLMWLEDYLNGYRGAVLIVSHDRYFLDKLAKKIWELDEGELTEYTGNYTQYKQLKAEYISWQMKEYEKQSRQIAHMEDYVARNLTRASTAKSAQSRVKQLSRLTRIRKPKTEVRAPSFRFEFSQRPVNDVLEVQNLDLVAGRERKVLATDVNIELKRGTKAAVIGDNGTGKSTLMKRLVAASREPEEGIVFGKNTLVGYYDQENKNMTPEKTVVQEVWDAFPSLLEYGARSMLGRVLITGEEVYKHIGDLSGGERAKVGLALLMCGGYNVLLLDEPTNHLDLPARESLEAALKEYEGTLLFVSHDRYFINALAERIYEITDGKLNEFEGTFDEYRQVKELEEQRAREEAPKTAPQEAAEPARNPRQRRAEEAKRRERISRLEKEIAAAEAREAELGRLIAENPADFELVGECCTELEELKERHEKLLEEWIALD from the coding sequence ATGCTTGCATCATTTACGGACGTAACCGTTGCGTATGGGGAAACGGAAATTTTAAAGAACGTGACCGCAGCTATCAACGCGGGAGACAGGATCGGCCTGATCGGGCCGAACGGCGCAGGAAAAACGACGTTGCTCAATACTTTGGTGAAGCGGATACGCCCGGAGGCGGGCACGGTGATCCATAAGGCGGGGCTTTCCATTGGCTATCTGGAGCAGGACAGCGGACTCACCGCGTCGAGCACGATCATAGAAGAAATGCGCGGCGTATTCCGAGAGACGCTCAATGCCCGCGCAAAAATGCGGGAAATCGCAAAGAAGATGGAGCAGGCCCCGGACGATACTGCCCTCCAGACGGAGTACGCGCGCGCCCAAAATGCGTTCGAGGCGGGCGGAGGGTACGAGTTCGAGGTAGAGATCAAGAAGATACTGAACGGTATGGGATTCGCGGATAAGGCTTATGAAACGAATATCGCTACGCTGTCGGGAGGGGAAAAGACCCGACTTGCGATTGCGCGGCTGCTGCTTTCGGACCCGGAGCTGCTGATTCTCGACGAGCCGACCAACCATCTGGATTTTAAAACGCTGATGTGGCTGGAAGACTATTTGAACGGCTACAGGGGAGCAGTGCTGATCGTATCGCACGACCGTTACTTCCTCGACAAGCTGGCAAAGAAGATATGGGAGCTTGACGAGGGGGAGCTTACCGAATATACCGGAAATTACACGCAGTATAAACAGCTTAAGGCGGAATATATTTCGTGGCAGATGAAGGAATATGAAAAACAGTCCCGGCAAATTGCGCACATGGAGGACTATGTGGCGCGCAATTTAACGCGCGCGTCCACGGCGAAGAGCGCGCAAAGCCGCGTAAAACAGCTGAGCAGGCTCACGCGCATCAGGAAGCCGAAAACAGAGGTGCGGGCCCCGTCCTTCCGCTTTGAGTTTTCCCAGCGGCCGGTAAACGACGTGCTCGAAGTGCAGAACCTCGACCTTGTGGCCGGACGGGAGCGGAAGGTGCTCGCGACGGATGTGAATATAGAATTGAAGCGCGGCACGAAGGCTGCGGTAATCGGAGACAACGGAACGGGAAAGTCGACCCTGATGAAAAGGCTCGTCGCGGCCTCGCGGGAGCCGGAGGAGGGGATTGTTTTCGGGAAGAACACGCTCGTTGGATATTACGACCAGGAGAATAAGAACATGACGCCCGAAAAGACGGTGGTGCAGGAGGTGTGGGACGCATTTCCTTCCCTGCTGGAATACGGCGCACGGTCTATGCTGGGCAGGGTGCTGATTACCGGGGAAGAAGTCTATAAGCATATTGGCGACCTTTCGGGAGGGGAACGCGCGAAGGTAGGGCTGGCGCTTTTAATGTGCGGGGGCTATAACGTATTGCTTCTTGACGAACCGACTAACCACCTTGACCTGCCTGCACGGGAAAGCCTTGAGGCGGCGCTCAAAGAGTACGAAGGGACGCTGCTCTTCGTATCGCACGATAGATATTTCATCAACGCGCTCGCGGAACGGATTTATGAAATAACGGATGGCAAGCTGAATGAATTCGAGGGCACATTTGACGAATACCGGCAGGTAAAAGAGCTGGAAGAACAGCGCGCGCGGGAGGAAGCCCCCAAGACCGCACCGCAGGAAGCGGCGGAGCCGGCGAGGAACCCCCGGCAGCGGCGTGCGGAAGAGGCGAAGCGGCGGGAACGCATCTCGCGGCTGGAAAAAGAAATTGCGGCGGCGGAAGCGCGCGAAGCGGAGCTTGGCAGGCTGATTGCCGAAAACCCGGCGGATTTTGAGCTGGTCGGCGAGTGCTGCACGGAGCTGGAAGAGCTGAAAGAGCGGCACGAAAAGCTGCTTGAAGAATGGATCGCGCTGGATTAG